Proteins encoded within one genomic window of Oryza brachyantha chromosome 7, ObraRS2, whole genome shotgun sequence:
- the LOC102722509 gene encoding pentatricopeptide repeat-containing protein At1g13040, mitochondrial — MFLATRPSGSSLIVTRLCVLHTVSWIVSSRQARFTTGGDNATPGSHCRLSELFRPVRTDTSGVIGRALECGRWSESVELELEGLHVDLDPFVVNRVLRGLSDSEMAVRFYWWAESRPGFYHNNFAIAYIISLLFVDDNFALLSEFLGSVRSQGVALHRSLYRVLLGGYARAGKFYSVIETFDDMVTSGCREFGVDYNRFIGVMIKNCCFDLVEKYYSMALAKGFCLTPFTYSRWITALCQSNRIELVEELLADMDKFGCFPDIWACNIYIYYLCSHNRLYDALQIVEKMDMKGTTSPDVVTYTTIVGCLCDHRRFSEAVGLWEEMVRRGLKPDIVACGALIFGLCKNQKVDEAFELASRMLSLDIELNVSIYNVLISGFWRAGSIDKAYKIVSFMQRNGCGPDVVTYNILLNHYCNIGMTDKAEKMVRTMEMSGVNPDRYSYNILLKGLCKAHQLDKAFAFVSDHMEVGGFCDVVSCNILIDAFCKAKKVNSALNLFKEMGYKGIQADAVTYGILINGLFGVGYSNLAEELFDQMLNTKIVPNVNVYNIMLHNLCKIGHFKHAQKIFWQMTQKEVSPDTVTFNTLIYWLGKSLRAIEALDLFKEMRTRGVEPDNLTFRYMVSSLLDEGKSTLAYEVWEYMMENGIILDRDVSERLISVLKLKNN; from the coding sequence ATGTTCTTGGCCACACGACCATCTGGATCGTCTCTCATTGTTACCAGGCTGTGCGTGCTCCACACCGTTTCCTGGATCGTTTCATCGAGGCAGGCAAGGTtcaccaccggcggcgacaatgCCACTCCGGGGTCTCACTGCCGGCTGTCTGAGCTCTTCCGCCCAGTGCGCACTGACACCAGTGGCGTCATTGGGCGAGCGCTGGAGTGTGGGAGGTGGTCAGAGTCggtggagctggagctggagggGCTCCATGTCGACTTGGATCCTTTCGTCGTCAACAGGGTGCTCCGGGGCTTGTCCGACTCAGAGATGGCAGTTCGGTTTTACTGGTGGGCAGAGTCACGCCCTGGATTTTATCATAACAATTTTGCGATAGCATACATCATAAGCTTGCTGTTTGTAGATGACAATTTTGCCCTGCTTTCGGAGTTCCTGGGAAGTGTAAGGAGTCAAGGGGTGGCATTACATCGATCTCTCTATAGGGTACTTTTGGGTGGCTATGCTCGAGCTGGAAAATTTTATTCTGTCATAGAAACATTCGATGACATGGTCACGTCAGGTTGCCGTGAGTTCGGTGTTGATTACAACAGGTTCATAGGTGTTATGATTAAGAATTGTTGCTTTGATTTGGTGGAGAAGTATTACAGCATGGCACTTGCAAAAGGATTTTGTTTAACTCCATTCACTTACTCAAGGTGGATTACTGCATTGTGTCAATCAAACAGGATTGAACTTGTAGAGGAGCTTCTGGCTGACATGGATAAATTTGGATGTTTCCCAGATATTTGGGCATGTAACatatacatttattatttgtgtAGTCACAATAGGTTATATGATGCTTTGCAAATAGTGGAGAAGATGGACATGAAAGGAACCACCAGCCCAGATGTTGTCACCTACACAACAATTGTTGGTTGTTTATGTGACCACAGGAGGTTCTCTGAAGCAGTTGGGCTTTGGGAGGAAATGGTGAGGAGGGGACTTAAACCTGATATTGTAGCTTGTGGTGCATTGATCTTTGGTTTATGCAAGAATCAAAAGGTTGATGAGGCTTTTGAATTAGCATCAAGGATGTTAAGTCTGGATATCGAACTTAATGTTTCGATTTACAACGTCCTGATAAGTGGTTTCTGGAGAGCTGGTAGCATTGACAAAGCCTACAAGATTGTGTCCTTCATGCAGAGAAATGGTTGTGGACCAGATGTAGTGACATACAATATCCTTCTAAACCATTACTGCAATATAGGTATGACAGATAAAGCTGAAAAAATGGTAAGAACAATGGAGATGAGTGGGGTGAATCCTGACAGGTACAGCTACAATATATTGTTAAAAGGGCTGTGCAAAGCTCATCAACTAGATAAagcatttgcttttgtttCTGACCATATGGAGGTTGGTGGATTCTGCGATGTTGTATCCTGCAACATACTCATTGATGCATTTTGCAAGGCAAAAAAGGTAAATTCTGCATTGAACCTATTTAAGGAAATGGGCTACAAGGGAATTCAAGCTGATGCTGTGACTTATGGAATTCTGATTAATGGTCTTTTCGGCGTTGGATACTCCAATCTAGCTGAAGAGCTTTTTGACCAGATGCTAAACACTAAAATTGTTCCTAATGTTAATGTGTACAATATTATGCTCCATAACTTATGTAAGATTGgtcatttcaaacatgcacAGAAAATATTCTGGCAGATGACTCAGAAAGAAGTATCACCAGATACAGTTACTTTTAACACACTAATATACTGGCTTGGAAAAAGCTTAAGAGCAATTGAGGCCCTGGACCTTTTTAAGGAAATGAGAACAAGAGGGGTAGAGCCCGATAACTTGACATTCAGGTATATGGTCAGTAGTCTTCTGGATGAAGGCAAATCTACACTGGCTTATGAGGTATGGGAGTATATGATGGAGAATGGTATCATTCTCGACAGGGATGTTTCTGAAAGGCTCATAAGTGTTCTTAAATTGAAGAACAACTAA
- the LOC102714308 gene encoding transcription factor MYB2-like, with protein MMARELSSEEETADLRRGPWTVEEDLLLANYIALHGEGRWNALARCAGLKRTGKSCRLRWLNYLRPDVRRGNMTAEEQLLILELHGRWGNRWSKIAQHLPGRTDNEIKNYWRTRVQKHAKHLNCDVNSQQFKDLMRYLWMPRLLERIHRSNSNSDSTSDSNSNSAVSSPVVDDAPLPQLAANAAAMSWHQQQQPPPPPLMSMPPPPPLPAAASSQLDHQLWSESSSLLPGLAGLYDEVALPDFDAMWGASASYGEDDPWYTQMLQGGVL; from the exons atgatggCGCGAGAGCTGAGCagcgaggaggagacggcggaCCTCCGGCGAGGGCCGTGGACGGTGGAGGAGGACCTGCTGCTGGCCAACTACATCGCCCTGCACGGCGAGGGACGCTGGAACGCGCTCGCGCGCTGCGCCG GGCTGAAGCGGACGGGGAAGAGCTGCCGGCTGCGGTGGCTGAACTACCTCCGGCCGGACGTGCGGCGGGGGAACAtgacggcggaggagcagcTGCTGATCCTGGAGCTGCACGGGAGGTGGGGGAACAGGTGGAGCAAGATCGCGCAGCACCTCCCCGGCCGCACCGACAACGAGATCAAGAACTACTGGCGGACCCGCGTCCAGAAGCACGCCAAGCACCTCAACTGCGACGTCAACTCCCAGCAGTTCAAGGACCTCATGCGCTACCTCTGGATGCCCCGCCTCCTCGAGCGCATCCACCGCTCCAACTCCAACTCCGATTCCACTTCCGATTCCAATTCCAActccgccgtctcctcccccgtcgtcgacgacgcgcCCCTGCCGCAGCTGGCCGCCAACGCTGCCGCCATGTCGTGGCACCAACAGcagcaaccaccaccaccaccactcatgagcatgccgccgccgccgccgctgccggccgccgcgtcgtcgcagCTTGATCATCAGCTCTGGTCcgagtcgtcgtcgctgctgcCGGGTCTCGCGGGGCTGTACGACGAGGTGGCGCTGCCGGACTTTGACGCCATGTGGGGCGCCAGCGCCAGCTACGGCGAAGACGACCCATGGTACACGCAGATGCTGCAGGGAGGAGTCTTGTGA
- the LOC102722784 gene encoding importin subunit alpha-1a isoform X1, whose translation MPRAPRRPSEEARLAAYKPSVDVARSRRRREDRLLAVRRRNRDAGLFKRRRDEPTPPQAPPARDAPPCQADVPDDATSQPSSGPSSPPSSPPAEAVPPTSNESELEGLSEMEEKVWSDDNTIQLEGTVQFRKLLSDEKNSTVIKIIRADVLPRFSDFLSRHDHPQLQMEAAWVLTNIAASDYTLLVAECGAVPRLVELLGSGDANTRHQATWALGNIAADIPSCRDIVLDHGAMMPLLALFREDMKVSVLRTATWALSNLCFGKLPPEVQVKPILEIICQLIHSIDEKILGDACWALCYICDGVSDGIQHVLSAGACPRLVNLLTHASANILLPAIMALARISSGDDAQVQVLVENDILNYLILLLTRNYPTSVKKQACLIVSNIAAGSKDNIQAVIDADVISPLIFLLKSSEQDIKEEAAWAISNAASGGSNDQIQYLVSRGCLEPLCSILTYQDADLVYTCLRGLQNILQAGEVGKQGQDSAVNPYAQFILECGGLDKLEDLQEVDNDAIYKLVMKLLEGYWDEEVSDDDPNVPTSNDSAETVETASEDAAQPTESSATQNETE comes from the exons atgccgcgCGCCCCACGGCGGCCGTCCGAGGAggcgcgcctcgccgcctaCAAGCCTAGCGTCGACGTtgcccgctcgcgccgccgccgcgaggaccgcctcctcgccgtccgccgacGCAACCGCGACGCCGGCCTCTTcaagcgccgccgcgacgagcCCACGCCTCCTCAAGCGCCGCCCGCGAGGGACGCGCCCCCATGTCAAGCGGATGTGCCCGACGACGCTACCTCCCAGCCTTCCTCCGGGCCCTCTTCGCCTCCGTCCTCCCCGCCCGCCGAAGCCGTTCCCCCGACTTCCAATGAATCTGAG CTTGAAGGCCTATCGGAAATGGAGGAGAAGGTCTGGTCAGATGACAACACTATTCAATTGGAAGGCACAGTCCAATTCAGGAAACTTCTTTCAGATG AGAAGAACTCAACTGTCATAAAAATCATCAGAGCAGATGTCCTGCCAAGATTTTCTGACTTTCTCTCAAGACATGACCATCCTCAGCTCCAA ATGGAGGCGGCATGGGTTCTTACCAACATAGCCGCATCTGACTATACATTGCTCGTTGCAGAATGTGGTGCCGTCCCAAGGTTGGTCGAGCTCTTAGGATCTGGAGATGCTAATACCAGGCATCAG GCTACTTGGGCTCTTGGAAATATAGCTGCGGATATACCTAGCTGCAGAGATATCGTTCTTGATCATGGTGCTATGATGCCTTTACTCGCCCTATTCAGAGAAGACATGAAAGTTTCAGTTCTGAGGACTGCCACTTGGGCGTTGTCAAACCTTTGTTTTGGAAAGTTACCACCTGAAGTGCAA GTGAAACCGATACTGGAAATAATATGTCAGCTTATTCATTCGATCGATGAAAAGATACTGGGTGATGCATGCTGGGCTCTTTGTTATATATGTGATGGTGTGTCTGATGGCATCCAACATGTGTTGAGTGCTGGTGCCTGCCCTCGACTTGTAAATCTTTTGAC GCATGCATCGGCTAATATCCTTCTTCCTGCCATTATGGCACTTGCGAGAATCTCTTCTGGAGATGATGCTCAAGTGCAG gtcTTAGTAGAAAATGACattcttaattatttgatcTTATTGCTGACACGAAATTACCCAACCAGCGTCAAGAAGCAAGCTTGTCTAATTGTTTCTAATATCGCTGCTGGCAGCAAGGATAATATTCAG GCGGTAATTGATGCAGATGTTATTAGCCCTCTTATTTTCCTATTGAAGTCCTCCGAGCAGGATATCAAGGAGGAGGCTGCTTGGGCTATATCAAATGCTGCGTCTGGTGGTTCAAATGATCAAATTCA ATATTTGGTGAGCCGAGGATGTTTGGAGCCACTCTGCAGTATTCTCACTTACCAAGATGCTGACCTGGTATATACATGTTTGCGTGGCCTTCAAAACATACTCCAGGCGGGTGAGGTGGGGAAGCAGGGGCAGGATTCCGCGGTGAACCCGTATGCACAGTTTATTCTAGAATGTGGGGGATTGGATAAACTGGAAGATCTGCAGGAAGTCGACAATGATGCCATTTACAAGCTAGTCATGAAGTTGCTGGAGGGTTATTGGGATGAGGAAGTAAGTGATGATGACCCAAATGTACCGACGTCAAACGACTCTGCAGAGACCGTGGAGACAGCATCTGAAGATGCTGCGCAACCAACAGAGTCATCGGCGACCCAGAATGAAACCGAATGA
- the LOC102722784 gene encoding importin subunit alpha-4 isoform X2 translates to MEEKVWSDDNTIQLEGTVQFRKLLSDEKNSTVIKIIRADVLPRFSDFLSRHDHPQLQMEAAWVLTNIAASDYTLLVAECGAVPRLVELLGSGDANTRHQATWALGNIAADIPSCRDIVLDHGAMMPLLALFREDMKVSVLRTATWALSNLCFGKLPPEVQVKPILEIICQLIHSIDEKILGDACWALCYICDGVSDGIQHVLSAGACPRLVNLLTHASANILLPAIMALARISSGDDAQVQVLVENDILNYLILLLTRNYPTSVKKQACLIVSNIAAGSKDNIQAVIDADVISPLIFLLKSSEQDIKEEAAWAISNAASGGSNDQIQYLVSRGCLEPLCSILTYQDADLVYTCLRGLQNILQAGEVGKQGQDSAVNPYAQFILECGGLDKLEDLQEVDNDAIYKLVMKLLEGYWDEEVSDDDPNVPTSNDSAETVETASEDAAQPTESSATQNETE, encoded by the exons ATGGAGGAGAAGGTCTGGTCAGATGACAACACTATTCAATTGGAAGGCACAGTCCAATTCAGGAAACTTCTTTCAGATG AGAAGAACTCAACTGTCATAAAAATCATCAGAGCAGATGTCCTGCCAAGATTTTCTGACTTTCTCTCAAGACATGACCATCCTCAGCTCCAA ATGGAGGCGGCATGGGTTCTTACCAACATAGCCGCATCTGACTATACATTGCTCGTTGCAGAATGTGGTGCCGTCCCAAGGTTGGTCGAGCTCTTAGGATCTGGAGATGCTAATACCAGGCATCAG GCTACTTGGGCTCTTGGAAATATAGCTGCGGATATACCTAGCTGCAGAGATATCGTTCTTGATCATGGTGCTATGATGCCTTTACTCGCCCTATTCAGAGAAGACATGAAAGTTTCAGTTCTGAGGACTGCCACTTGGGCGTTGTCAAACCTTTGTTTTGGAAAGTTACCACCTGAAGTGCAA GTGAAACCGATACTGGAAATAATATGTCAGCTTATTCATTCGATCGATGAAAAGATACTGGGTGATGCATGCTGGGCTCTTTGTTATATATGTGATGGTGTGTCTGATGGCATCCAACATGTGTTGAGTGCTGGTGCCTGCCCTCGACTTGTAAATCTTTTGAC GCATGCATCGGCTAATATCCTTCTTCCTGCCATTATGGCACTTGCGAGAATCTCTTCTGGAGATGATGCTCAAGTGCAG gtcTTAGTAGAAAATGACattcttaattatttgatcTTATTGCTGACACGAAATTACCCAACCAGCGTCAAGAAGCAAGCTTGTCTAATTGTTTCTAATATCGCTGCTGGCAGCAAGGATAATATTCAG GCGGTAATTGATGCAGATGTTATTAGCCCTCTTATTTTCCTATTGAAGTCCTCCGAGCAGGATATCAAGGAGGAGGCTGCTTGGGCTATATCAAATGCTGCGTCTGGTGGTTCAAATGATCAAATTCA ATATTTGGTGAGCCGAGGATGTTTGGAGCCACTCTGCAGTATTCTCACTTACCAAGATGCTGACCTGGTATATACATGTTTGCGTGGCCTTCAAAACATACTCCAGGCGGGTGAGGTGGGGAAGCAGGGGCAGGATTCCGCGGTGAACCCGTATGCACAGTTTATTCTAGAATGTGGGGGATTGGATAAACTGGAAGATCTGCAGGAAGTCGACAATGATGCCATTTACAAGCTAGTCATGAAGTTGCTGGAGGGTTATTGGGATGAGGAAGTAAGTGATGATGACCCAAATGTACCGACGTCAAACGACTCTGCAGAGACCGTGGAGACAGCATCTGAAGATGCTGCGCAACCAACAGAGTCATCGGCGACCCAGAATGAAACCGAATGA
- the LOC102699605 gene encoding nuclear poly(A) polymerase 3, translating to MPLVRATDPVAASRDPPPAMPFFLPPPPPPPPPLPSSLRLLRPPPIVLRLHPAFLAEMDSCRTTSLVKFLNDEGAIPSPEADRKREQVIRKLNKIVMDWAKVVAYEQRVPPRRATATVLIYGSYTLGAHGPESDIDALCVGPCIATLQYHFFVVLRQILEERPEVSELQTVETAKVPLMRFRFSGISVDFTYAQLPVINASEAINTSDPHLLQKLDSRSWRSLSGVRVNEQIVQLVPNAEKFQILLRCIKLWAKRRGIHCHLLGFFAGIHLAILAAYVCQRYPYGTINGLFIMFFDMFAHWPCQIPVSLHGQPTNCRHSDGSFMPIVMPCTPPEFCASNMTKGTFRKIREELMRGYALTKEIWRHDFEWVWLFTPFPYTTKYEEFLRIALCAPTSEELRDWAGWVKSRFRNLILKLESIGVECDPHSTEEVDHRVIEPNTVYHWGLIYKTSTHVDINSLGDDFMKDVITDVYGKVKCTHSKLTMSIVRSSQLPKSLHSHRVYTPYLPQYMLGYQTPTNYSGTAG from the exons ATGCCTCTGGTAAGGGCCACCGAcccggtcgccgcctcgcgcGATCCCCCACCCGCCATGCCcttcttccttcctcctcctcctcctcctcctcctcctctgccctCGTCCCTCCGTCTTCTCCGCCCTCCTCCCATcgtcctccgcctccaccccgCCTTCCTCGCCGAAATGGACTCCTGCCGGACCACTTCCCTCGTCAAG TTTTTGAACGACGAGGGAGCCATCCCGTCGCCGGAGGCGGACAGGAAGAGGGAGCAGGTCATCCGTAAGCTTAACAAG ATTGTGATGGACTGGGCCAAGGTGGTGGCGTACGAGCAGAGGGTGCCCCCAAGGCGAGCCACGGCTACCGTTTTGATCTATGGATCATACACCTTAGGG GCTCATGGACCTGAATCTGACATTGATGCACTATGTGTTGGTCCTTGCATTGCAACACTACAG TACCATTTTTTCGTTGTTCTGAGACAAATTCTTGAGGAGAGGCCAGAAGTCTCAGAACTGCAGACTGTCGAAACTGCTAAGGTTCCATTGATGCGATTTAGGTTCAGCGGTATTTCAGTTGATTTTACATATGCTCAGCTTCCAGTTATTAATGCATCAGAG GCTATAAATACATCTGATCCTCACTTACTCCAGAAACTTGATTCACGAAGCTGGAGAAGTCTGTCTGGAGTTCGTGTTAACGAACAAATTGTCCAATTAGTACCAAATGCAGAG AAGTTCCAAATCCTGTTGCGATGCATCAAACTATGGGCTAAGAGGCGAGGAATTCATTGCCAT TTGCTCGGATTCTTTGCTGGGATACATTTAGCGATTCTTGCAGCTTATGTTTGTCAGAGATATCCATATGGCACCATCAATGGTCTATTCATCATGTTCTTTGATATGTTTGCTCACTGGCCATGCCAAATTCCAGTAAGCTTGCATGGTCAGCCCACTAATTGCAGACATTCAGATGGGTCTTTCATGCCCATAGTGATGCCTTGTACTCCACCAGAGTTTTGTGCATCCAACATGACAAAAGGCACCTTCAGGAAAATTAGAGAAGAGCTTATGCGAGGTTATGCTTTGACCAAG GAGATATGGAGGCATGATTTTGAGTGGGTCTGGCTTTTCACTCCCTTTCCGTATACTACAAAATATGAAGAGTTCCTTCGAATTGCTCTATGTGCCCCAACATCGGAAGAGCTACGTGACTGGGCTGGATGGGTGAAGTCCCGCTTCCGTAACCTTATTCTCAAG CTGGAAAGTATTGGTGTTGAGTGTGACCCACATTCCACAGAGGAAGTTGATCATAGAGTCATCGAGCCAAACACCGTATATCACTGGGGCCTCATCTATAAAACAAGCACCCATGTTGATATCAACTCACTTGGGGACGATTTCATGAAGGATGTAATCACTGATGTATATGGCAAGGTCAAATGTACGCATTCAAAGCTGACAATGTCCATTGTTAGGTCGTCACAGCTTCCGAAAAGCTTGCACAGCCACCGTGTGTATACACCATACCTTCCTCAATACATGCTGGGCTACCAGACTCCGACCAACTACAGTGGCACAGCTGGCTAA
- the LOC121055024 gene encoding LOW QUALITY PROTEIN: transcription factor bHLH148 (The sequence of the model RefSeq protein was modified relative to this genomic sequence to represent the inferred CDS: substituted 1 base at 1 genomic stop codon), translated as MAFTTPPAHESHRSRKAAVDPAASPATRWRTRREQESYSSKLLDALRLVSAGGGSAAAPPRSGREVRDVADRALAVAARGRSLWSRAILASRARACRRRALRRARFGAAPPPAVTLRSAAAPLASKAKVLGRLVPGCRKLAFPALLAEASDYIAALEMQVRAMAALAQVLQAVAPPPPPPXSPPPPSSSSPNKDLVCVCTCLLFVFLEG; from the coding sequence ATGGCGTTCACGACGCCGCCTGCTCACGAGAGCCACCGCAGCCGTAAGGCCGCCGTCGACCCTGCGGCCTCCCCGGCGACCAGGTGGCGGACGCGCCGGGAGCAGGAGAGCTACTCCTCCAAGCTGCTCGACGCGCTGCGCCTGGTCAGCGCGGGTGggggcagcgccgccgccccgccgcggtcGGGGCGGGAGGTGCGCGACGTGGCcgaccgcgccctcgccgtcgcggcgcgcggccggtCACTGTGGAGCCGCGCCATCCtcgcctcccgcgcgcgcgcgtgccgccgccgcgcgctccgccgGGCGCGCttcggcgcggcgccgccccccGCCGTGACCCTgcgttcggcggcggcgcccctgGCGAGCAAGGCGAAGGTGCTGGGGCGGCTGGTGCCCGGGTGCCGGAAGCTGGCGTTCCCGGCGCTCCTCGCGGAGGCGTCGGACTACATTGCGGCGCTGGAGATGCAGGTGCGCGCCATGGCGGCGCTCGCGCAGGTGCTCCAGGCCgtggcgcctccgccgccgccgccgtgatctccaccaccaccttcatcgTCGTCTCCAAACAAGGATTTGGTCTGTGTCTGTACATGCCttctttttgtctttttgGAGGGCTAG